CCCCGTCCTTGAGCTCGACAGCGACCCCGGGGAAGCGATCCGGCTTGATGTCGAAGGAGAGCTCACCCTTCGGGCTCTTCGCGGTCAGAAGCGTTCCGCTCATGTTCGCAGTGACGCCCTTGGGGACGACCACCGGCCTTTTGCCTATGCGTGACATTCTCTTTCTCCCTTTATCCTGTTACCAGGCTGTGCAGAGGACCTCTCCGCCGAGCCCCTGCCTCTTTGCGTCCACGTCCTTCATTACGCCCTTCGAGGTCGTGAGGATGGCGACGCCCACCCCCTGCCTGTTGGGGCGTATATCCGACGCTCCGATGTAGCAGCGCCTGCCGAGCTTGCTCGTCCGCTCCAGGCTCCGGAAGACCGGCTCGCCGTCCGGCATATACTTGAGATCGATCACGATCGATTTCCTCGTGCCCTCGCCTGCGACGTCCACGGCCTTGAGGAACCCCTCGGAGGCCAGGACCCTTGCCAGCGCCTCCTTGATGCCGGAGTAGGGCACGGTGACCTTGTCATGCTTCGCGTGTACGGCGTTTCTTATGCGCGTCAGCATGTCGGATATCGGGTCGTTGACAACCATATCTGTTCACCTCATTCTCTTTCGCCTCGCCAGCGAGGCCCTGGTTTACCAGCTCGACTTCACCACGCCGGGAAGATCGCCCCTGAGGGCCATGTTCCTGAAGCAGATCCTGCACATGTCGAAGCGCCTCATGTACGCCCTGGGGCGCCCGCAGATCGGGCAGCGGTTATATGCGCGGACCTTGAAGGCCGGCTTGCGCTTCGACTTAACTACCAGCGATGTCTTTGCCATACTCTCTCCCTTGATGCGCCCTATTCGCTCCTGAAGGGCATGCCGAGAAGCGCCAGCAGCGCCTTGCCCTCCTCGTCGCTTTTGGCAGTGGTGACGAACGTGAGGTTCATGCCGTTCACCCTCTGCATCTTGTCCACGTTGATCTCCGGGAATATCGCCTGCTCGGTGATGCCCAGAGTGTAGTTGCCGCGGCCGTCGAACGAGCGCGGAGGAACGCCCTTGAAGTCGCGCACGCGCGGGAGCGCGATGTTCACGAGCCTGTTCATGAAATCGTACATGGTCTTGCCGCGCAGCGTGACCCTGGCGCCGATCGACTGCCCCTTGCGGAGCTTGAAGTTGGCGATCGACTTCTTGGCCTTGGTGATGCAGGCGCGCTGGCCGGTGATGAGGCCTATCTCCTCCGCCGCGCGCTCGAGCATTTTGATGTCCACCAGCGCCTCCTTCGTGGAGGTGTTCACCACGATCTTGGCCAGGCGCGGCACCTGCATGACGTTCTTGAAGCCGAACTGCTTCATCAGCTCGGCTATGCACTCCCGCTTGTAGCGGAGCTCGAGCTCGGACGGCACCTTCGGCTTCGCCTCGCGGCGCGGCTTCTCCTTCGCGGCGCCCTCTGCGCCCTCAGGCTTCGCGGCCTTGCCCTCGGCCTTTTTCTTCTTCTTCGCCTTGTCCTCTGACACTTTCTTCCTCCTTGAGCGCCTTTGGGCCTCACGCCTTCGCCGCGGCGATCACCTCGCCGGAGCGCTTAGAGATGCGGAACTTCTCGCCCTTGACCGTTTTGTAACCGACCCTGGACGCGCGTCCCGCCTTCTCGTCGTAATACATGACGTTGGAGACCGCCAGCGGCGCCTCCTTCTCGACTATGCCGCCCTGCTTGTGCGACTGCGTCGGCTTCTGGTGCCTCTTGACCATGTTGAGGTGCTCGACCCACACTAGGCTCTTCCTCGGGTCAAGGCGCATCACCCTGCCGGTCTTCCCCTTCTCGCGCCCCGTCGTCACCTTCACCATGTCGCCCTTGCGTATCTTCATCAGAGCACCTCCGGTGCCAGCGATATGATCTTCACGAACTTGCGGGCGCGGAGCTCCCTTGCCACCGGCCCGAATATGCGGGTTCCGATCGGCTCGCCCTGCTCGCTGATGAGGACCGCGGAGTTCTCGTCGAACTTGATCGTCGATCCGTCTGTGCGCTTTATCTCCTTCTTCGTGCGCACGATCACCGCCCTCTTGACGTCGCCCTTCTTCACCTTGGCCCTGGGCATCGCCTCCCTGATCGAAACGACGATTATGTCGCCCACGCCGGCGTAGCGCCGCCTGGAGCCGCCGAGCACCTTGATGCACCGAAGCAGCTTCGCGCCGGAGTTGTCCGCAACCTGCAGCTCTGTCATCTGCTGAATCATATGGCTCTCCTGCCGGGGGGCGCCTTCATGGCGCCCTCCCCATCACTCGACCTCTGAGGCCTTCTCGAGTATCTCGACCACCCTCCAGCGCTTGCGCCTGGACAGGGGACGGCACTCCCGTATGGCTACCACGTCGCCCTTCTTGCACTCGTTGCCCTCGTCGTGCGCCATGTACTTCTTGCGGCGCCTCAGGTATTTGCCGAAGTCCGGGTCCTTGACCGTCCGCTCCACCCGGACCGTCACGCTCTTGTCCATGGCTGTGCTCATCACAACCCCGGTCCTAGTCTTGCGCGATTGGATACCAGTCATGGCTTACGCGCCTCCTTTCGTGCGGGCCTCGATGTCGCGCTCGCGCATTACCGTATGCACGCGCGCGAGGTCGCGTCTCGCCTTCTTGATATTGGCGGTCTCCTTGAGCTGACCCGCGCCCTTGCGGAAGCGAAGCCTGAAAACCTCGTCCCGGAGCCTCTCGACTTCCTTCACCAGGTCCGCGTTGGACCTGTCACGCACCTCAC
This is a stretch of genomic DNA from Pseudomonadota bacterium. It encodes these proteins:
- the rpmC gene encoding 50S ribosomal protein L29, whose amino-acid sequence is MNPSEVRDRSNADLVKEVERLRDEVFRLRFRKGAGQLKETANIKKARRDLARVHTVMRERDIEARTKGGA
- the rplE gene encoding 50S ribosomal protein L5 — its product is MSEDKAKKKKKAEGKAAKPEGAEGAAKEKPRREAKPKVPSELELRYKRECIAELMKQFGFKNVMQVPRLAKIVVNTSTKEALVDIKMLERAAEEIGLITGQRACITKAKKSIANFKLRKGQSIGARVTLRGKTMYDFMNRLVNIALPRVRDFKGVPPRSFDGRGNYTLGITEQAIFPEINVDKMQRVNGMNLTFVTTAKSDEEGKALLALLGMPFRSE
- the rpsH gene encoding 30S ribosomal protein S8, which gives rise to MVVNDPISDMLTRIRNAVHAKHDKVTVPYSGIKEALARVLASEGFLKAVDVAGEGTRKSIVIDLKYMPDGEPVFRSLERTSKLGRRCYIGASDIRPNRQGVGVAILTTSKGVMKDVDAKRQGLGGEVLCTAW
- the rplX gene encoding 50S ribosomal protein L24 gives rise to the protein MKIRKGDMVKVTTGREKGKTGRVMRLDPRKSLVWVEHLNMVKRHQKPTQSHKQGGIVEKEAPLAVSNVMYYDEKAGRASRVGYKTVKGEKFRISKRSGEVIAAAKA
- the rpsQ gene encoding 30S ribosomal protein S17; the protein is MTGIQSRKTRTGVVMSTAMDKSVTVRVERTVKDPDFGKYLRRRKKYMAHDEGNECKKGDVVAIRECRPLSRRKRWRVVEILEKASEVE
- a CDS encoding type Z 30S ribosomal protein S14, with protein sequence MAKTSLVVKSKRKPAFKVRAYNRCPICGRPRAYMRRFDMCRICFRNMALRGDLPGVVKSSW
- the rplN gene encoding 50S ribosomal protein L14; translated protein: MIQQMTELQVADNSGAKLLRCIKVLGGSRRRYAGVGDIIVVSIREAMPRAKVKKGDVKRAVIVRTKKEIKRTDGSTIKFDENSAVLISEQGEPIGTRIFGPVARELRARKFVKIISLAPEVL